TCGACGGCGACGGTCAGGTCGGCGAAAATCGTGAGCGCGAACGTCGTGATGAACACCAGGGCGTCGCTCAGCGGCCAGCGCCCGAGCCGCAGCAGCTGTTTCCACGCGACCATGCGGAACGCCGCGACGACGAGGATCGCACTGAGGGTGGCGAGCGGGATGTGCACCGCCAGCGGCGCCGCCGCCACCAGCACGAGCGCGAGCAGCCCCGAGTGCACGAGCCCCGCGACCGGGGTGCGCGCGCCGGCGCGGACGTTGCCGATCGAGCGCGCGACGGCACCCGTGACCGGGATCGCGCCGAAGAGCGGACCGACGAAGTTCGCCACCCCCTGCCCGATCAGCTCCTGGTTCGAGTCGTGCCGGTCGTCCAGCATGCCATCGGTGACGACCGCGCAGAGCAGCGCCTGCATCGAGACCAGCAGCGCGATCGTGAACGCCGGCTGCACCAACGCGCGCAGCGTGCTCACCTCCGCGTGCGGAAGGTGAAAGGTCGGCCAGGTCGCGCCGAAGCCGCCGAATTGCGAGCCGATGGTCGCGAGATGCCATTTTTCAGCGAGCCCGAACGCCGCCACGACGACCGTCGCCACGAGCAGGCCGACCATGGAGCCGGGCACATAGCGCCCGAGCCGCGAGGGCCACGAGGCGATGACGAGCAGAGACACGACGGCGAAACCGACCGTCGGCCAGTGGATCGCGTCGAGGTGCTCGCCGAGCACCTGCATCTTGCCCGCGAAGTCGACCGGGAGCTTGTCGACCTGCAGACCGAGGAAATTCTTGATCTGGGAACTGAGGATGAGGATCGCGATGCCCTTGGTGAACGCACGCGAGACCGGATACGGGATGAAGCGGATCACCGAGCCAAGCCGGGCGAAGCCCATGACGCAGAGCATCACGCCGGCGATCATCGTGCACAGGACCAGACCGTCGACGCCGTATTGCGCCACGACGCCGTAGGTGATGACCACGAACGCACCGGTCGGTCCGCCGATTTGCACGCGCGAGCCGCCGAGCGCCGCGATGATCGCGCCGCCGATGATCGCCGTGAACAGGCCCTGCTCGGGCTTCACACCCGAGGCGATCGCGAACGCGATCGAGAGCGGAAACGCCATCACCATGACGTTCAACCCCGCCATGAAGTCGCCGCGCAACCGCTCGGGCGAGTAGCCTTTCAGCGCGTCGAACAGCCGGGGACGAAAACTGAAAACGGGAGTGCTCATGCACACGTGGATCGAGTCCGGCGATTGCGAGCCTCCATCCTCCGCCACACAAGCCGACCGTGAGACAATGCTTAGTTATAAGCAAATCCGCACCGGCCGATTATCCGGGGAAAGACCGATCATTTTCCTGCGACACTGATCGCCATAATCCGCTCCGAACCTGTTGCAGACGAAGGGCACCGCCACCCGCGCGCCGGCGGCGTCACTCGCGCCAGGTGAACGCGTGGCACAACGCCACGCCCGCCGCGTCGGCCTCGTCGAACGCCAGCGGCCGGCCGTGCCCGAGCAGCGACATCACCGTGCGCGCCATCTGCTCCTTGCTGGCGCGCCCCGCGCCGACCACCGCCTGCTTCACGCGCAGCGGCGGATACTCGAAGGTCTCGATCTCGCGCAGCGCCGCCGCCGCGATCGCCGCCCCGCGCGCCGCGCCGAGGATCTGCGCCGTCTGGAAATTCTGCACGTAGATCGTCTGCTCGAGCGCGACATGCCGCGGCACGAAATCCCCGAGGAACCGCGTCACCGCCCGGTGAATTTCGCCGAGACAGAACGCCATCGGGTGCTTCGCCGGCACGCGCACCGTCTCGCACCGCAACAGCACCGGCTGCCGTCCCGGCGCGAACTCGATCAACGCCAGGCCCGTGCCGCGCAGCGACGGATCGATGCCGAGCACGCGGCCGGCGAACGGCGCGCGCGACAACGTCGGCACCGTCGGCCATTCCTTGGGCGCGAGCGTGCCCTCGAGCTTCGCCTTCCAGAGTTGTCGCACATTCGTCCGGGCCATCGCTTCAGAGATGTGGCGCGGGCGCCGCCGCACTCCAACTCAAAAGAACAACAGCTTCGCCGTCGCCAGCGCCGTGAGGCCCAGCGCCGCCGCCTCGAACGCGCGCTGGTTCACCTTGCCGGCCACAACGCGCCCGATGAGCGCCCCCGCGATCACGGCGGGCACGAGCCAGAGGTTCAGCGCGAGGCTTTGTCGATTGATCAAACCGAGCTGCGCCATGAACGGCACCTTGAAGAGATTCACCGCCAGGAAAAACACCGCGCTCGTGCCGAGAAATTCCAGTTTCGGCAACCGCATCGCGAGCAGGTAGAGCATCATCACCGGCCCCGCGGCGTTCGCCACCTGCGTCGCGAATCCCGCGAACACGCCCGCCAGCACGCCCAGCCAGAGCGGCGCGTGGCTCGCGGCCTCCGCGCTCTCCGGCCGCGCCTTCCGCAGCAGGTGCACCACCAGCATGATCGCGAGCAACGTCCCCACGAGCCGCGTCGTCTGCGCATCGTTCGCCCAGCGCAGCGCCGCCCAGCCGAACACGACACCCACGACCGTCGGCGCGAGCAACCGCCATAAATGTTTCCACTGCGCGTGCGCGCGGTAGCTCACGACCGCGAACACGTCGCCGACGAGCAGCAACGGCAGCACCACGCCCGTCGCCTGCCGCGCCGGCATCAAGTTCGAGAAGATCGCCACGAACATGATCCCGAGCCCGGGAATCCCCGTCTTGGAAAATCCCGCCGTGAACGCGCCTGCGGCGAGCAGCAGCCATTGCCACGCCGCGAAACTCACGCCGCGCCGCCTTCCTCGATGCGTCCGCCCGCGACGCGCAGCACCTGCCACGTGCCCGTCTCCGCCTCCGGCAACGCCGTGCCGGTCGCCACCACCTGTGGCTGGCCGTCGAGCGACGCCCAGAACTTCCGCCGGCGCTCCGGATCGAGTTCGCCCAGCACATCGTCGCACAGCAGCACCGGCTCGATCGCGCTGTGCCGCTTGAAATACGCCGCTTGCGCCAGTCGCAGCGCGATCACGAGGCAGCGCTGCTGGCCCTCCGAGGCGAAATTCTTCGCCGGACGCCCTTGCAACAGGAAATCCAAGTCGTCGCGGTGCGGCCCGCGTTCGGTGGACTTCAACAGCGTGTCGCGCGGACGCGCCTTCGCGAGCTGCGCCGCGAATTCCTCCGCCGTCGTCGCCGCGGTGTCAGGCGCGTAGATCAGTCCCGCCTGTTCGCCTTCGGGCACCAGTCGCGCGTGGGCCACGCGGAACAACTCGCTCAACTCCTCGACCCCGCGCGCCCGCGCCGTCACGAGCTGCACCGCATGCTTCGCCG
This window of the Candidatus Didemnitutus sp. genome carries:
- a CDS encoding STAS domain-containing protein; the protein is MSTPVFSFRPRLFDALKGYSPERLRGDFMAGLNVMVMAFPLSIAFAIASGVKPEQGLFTAIIGGAIIAALGGSRVQIGGPTGAFVVITYGVVAQYGVDGLVLCTMIAGVMLCVMGFARLGSVIRFIPYPVSRAFTKGIAILILSSQIKNFLGLQVDKLPVDFAGKMQVLGEHLDAIHWPTVGFAVVSLLVIASWPSRLGRYVPGSMVGLLVATVVVAAFGLAEKWHLATIGSQFGGFGATWPTFHLPHAEVSTLRALVQPAFTIALLVSMQALLCAVVTDGMLDDRHDSNQELIGQGVANFVGPLFGAIPVTGAVARSIGNVRAGARTPVAGLVHSGLLALVLVAAAPLAVHIPLATLSAILVVAAFRMVAWKQLLRLGRWPLSDALVFITTFALTIFADLTVAVEVGVVLAALLMVKRISETSQITAVDESSDTEGSHHSLVGKEIPEGVLVFRVFGAFFFGVVDKLDDELKRAKHEPDVLILRIRKVLAMDATGLQALEDLHAKLRAKGKHLVLSAPHTQPLFVMEKAGFLDRLGRENVCPHIDAALARAREILGLPPPASPPDSAEALRAEKEQLASARQEIAQALERANRILGSTPKSQA
- a CDS encoding sulfite exporter TauE/SafE family protein; its protein translation is MSFAAWQWLLLAAGAFTAGFSKTGIPGLGIMFVAIFSNLMPARQATGVVLPLLLVGDVFAVVSYRAHAQWKHLWRLLAPTVVGVVFGWAALRWANDAQTTRLVGTLLAIMLVVHLLRKARPESAEAASHAPLWLGVLAGVFAGFATQVANAAGPVMMLYLLAMRLPKLEFLGTSAVFFLAVNLFKVPFMAQLGLINRQSLALNLWLVPAVIAGALIGRVVAGKVNQRAFEAAALGLTALATAKLLFF
- a CDS encoding crossover junction endodeoxyribonuclease RuvC; this translates as MARTNVRQLWKAKLEGTLAPKEWPTVPTLSRAPFAGRVLGIDPSLRGTGLALIEFAPGRQPVLLRCETVRVPAKHPMAFCLGEIHRAVTRFLGDFVPRHVALEQTIYVQNFQTAQILGAARGAAIAAAALREIETFEYPPLRVKQAVVGAGRASKEQMARTVMSLLGHGRPLAFDEADAAGVALCHAFTWRE
- the recF gene encoding DNA replication and repair protein RecF (All proteins in this family for which functions are known are DNA-binding proteins that assist the filamentation of RecA onto DNA for the initiation of recombination or recombinational repair.) produces the protein MRFASVTLQNFRNLPLVSARLVGRHTFLVGANGQGKTNFLEALGYVTALRSFRGAEPRALVALEQKQAGLGFTIEHEQFGESKLAITFGADGRTVEWEQGKVTRLADFIGKFPSVVFSSQDNQLLRGSPSLRRRWLDLTLAAMDGAYLAALQGYTRAVAERNILLKHGGRDAAQLTAFEHEAAKHAVQLVTARARGVEELSELFRVAHARLVPEGEQAGLIYAPDTAATTAEEFAAQLAKARPRDTLLKSTERGPHRDDLDFLLQGRPAKNFASEGQQRCLVIALRLAQAAYFKRHSAIEPVLLCDDVLGELDPERRRKFWASLDGQPQVVATGTALPEAETGTWQVLRVAGGRIEEGGAA